From Salmo salar chromosome ssa09, Ssal_v3.1, whole genome shotgun sequence:
GTCAATTACCAAGCAGTTTCTTGGAACCATGCACCTGTAATGTAGCATTCTAGCTACCCAATTGATCAACATGCCCATTCTAAATCAACAGTACCGTTTTAAATTGAAATGCTCCAAAACAATGATACATGTTAAACCTGCTTTTCTGTGCAGCGGACTGTATTCCGTTTTTATTGCCAACAATAAACTTTCTTCAAACGATATATAGCCTGGATAGGGATCAAGGTTTAACTAAACACAGACTACCATTTAGACAACTAGCCGGTTGAACCCAGAAGACGTTGTTGTTGACTGGGGTACTGCTGAAGGGCCTTCTTGCTCTGGTCAACATCCAGGTATCTGTGACATTCCTCACCCTATTATCTGACCATAACAAAACTCCTCCAATCCCAAAGCGTCCATCAACAACCACTATTTGTGAGGCATCTTATATTGATCTGGCAGTTTAAaagtaaaaatgaaaaaaaaatcatatttggAAGCTTTCGAAATAACATGCCTGGTAAAATATTAAAATCATAAAATGAAAAGgaatactgccacctgctggacaacatcaaaatgtttttttcttggTTTCTTATGTTGGACAAAAACATTTCAGCAGTATAATAAGTGTAATACAAAATGTATATTGTAGCCTGTAATTGTAACCCTTCACAAATACAATAGTGGATGCTGAGAAAATGAGAATAGCACAAAAACTTAAGTCAATATTTTTTCCTTATAAAGAAGTCTGCATGGGCATGTTGGAGCAATACAGAACATGAATAAACAATCTAAAGTGCTGCATGCTAGCAGATTAACTTTAATCCTGACTGACTATAAAGAAAGCCACAAATATTCAATAGTATTCATGATTATGATATAGTTGTCAAacaatacacttttttttttagagAAGTAAAAAAGGAATTTCTTGAGAGAGATTACAGCTACAACAAAGTAAATCAAATTCCATAATTAGGAAGAGACTGGGGGAAAAAATCTACAATATTACAAGGCAGCCTCCTTGAAGAAGAGCTAGAGGAAGAATAATATTGTTTGTATAGGACTAGAATGCTGTGGGGCACATGGGAAGCAAGATACAATGAATGTCGATAACTTTGTCGAGTCATGTCTTCTTTAAGAGCAATACAACATGTATTACAGGGAGACCACAACTCTCATGCTTCGTCTTTTACCCAGCAGCAGTGTTTTGCTCTTAGTACTCCAGTCCGGCCGTGCCATTTCTCATCCATGAAACTTAACAATACGAAAGAGGTTTGTGAAGAAGCCAGGGGCTGACATGTTCACATctggcaggggtgtgtgtgtctgatgtttGAAGAAACTGAAATGGTGAATGAGGGGGCTGGCAGTGGCCCCCTACTTCGGGAGAAGAACGCAATAGAAAAATATCTTTGCTCCATCTTGGATATCCCCTCTTCTTATCCTGCAATCCTTAACCATCACCTGTGAAGGGAGTACATTGACATCAGCCGTATACCAGATACTTGATAGCTGCTGGCCTATTGGTACTTATTCATCACCATTTGATCCAGGCAGGTGTGACAGTGCCATACCTAGTTGCCATTGATTTGTGGCGGAGGCAGCGTTCCCCCGTGATCAATTGCCGCCCTCTCTCTGTTGcgactctccctctcttcatcctcctcatcccgCTCCTCATTCCCACTGTGATTCTTACAGTACAGCCTGGAGAAGAGAAAATAGGGTAATGTCAACTTAGATTTTTACGACAGTTACATATCATTACAGACAGGAATATTAACTTGAGGATTATAATTGAGGTCTGTCAGGAGCAAATAAATTATACTTTATCTAAGTAGTTGCAATGTAATTAATCACCAACAGCAAACTAAGTGTTTATTTTATGAACCAGAAGAAAACTATCCATAGGTGAGGACTTGACACCTGAAAATGAGAAAGCAGAGGGGTCTCACTTGTAGATGCCACGAGCCATGTTCTCTATGTACTTGGCCTTGTCCTGCAGGCCGCAGTGATAATGATAGGTCTTCACACAGGCTTTGATCTCACAGCCAATAGTGGCTCCCAACTGGGTACACAGGGTACATTTCTGGAAGAGACCATcaatacacatttacatttttgtaatttagcagacgctcttatcgagAGCAActtagtcagtgcattcaactaaggaaGGTACATCCATAGAACTATAAtactaatttaataggatctctatgggtaCATCAATCTGATTGGTAATACAACAGCAGGTCTCTGATATAGCATTGGCGACTTTCAAGGATCTTCCCCCATATTCTGTAGAAATGCATTAAAATTCTCTGCAAATAAAATATTATTAGTTGCTAGTGCTAGTAAGCTACTTGTCCCACTGAGCAACCTTTGCATCTTCACATTACCATACTACAGTGCTACCTGCAAGGTTCTCACcattctcttccccctcttgaTTTCCTGGATGACCGTTTTGATGTCAAAGTTCCCAAATTCAGCCCGTGAGGAGGTAGTGAGTTGGACGGTTCCCGATGAGAACAGCTGCCAGGTAGGAGTGACAGACAGGGCAAATCAGAGTATAGCAGCAAATGGATTGTGGATTTTCCAATCCATACATCTTCCCGAAAGTAATGCTTGGACAAGCAATAGTATATAGACCATCTTCAGCAGAACATTTCTTTTTTTCTGTTGAACAATGATTGTTACAGCTTAGTACAGACTGACAAGTGATGAGATAATTCTTACCATGCACTTGTAATGTGCAGCAACCTTTTTTGCGTTATCTGCATGGAGCACGCCCCGCATCTCGTTCTCCTCCTCTCCGGAGTGGCAGAAGCCACAGCGCTGGCCACCGTCCCCAGAGCCCCTCAGAGGGGACCTGTCCCTCtgaaagacagacacacagctcagGATACATGTTCAGGGCAAATGttttgtatgtgggtgtgtgtgtgtgtgtgtgtggtcttacaTGCGAGGAGCTCTCATCATCTACACCTTGAGAGGAGGTCGAGCGTGTGTCCTCTGATTGGCCACGGGATCCAACTTTGATTCGCTCTTTCTCTAATCTCCCACGCCCCCTACTCCGTGGAGGGGAGGAGTCTGAGTCATTGGCAACACTTCCTTGTTCCTGTTCATCTGAAAAATATAAAATTGGATACATCAATACACCGGCAATTCACCCTCAACAACAGTATAGACTTATCCCCGTGTTCTACTTTAAAAGTGTCTAAAGAAAAGCCATCCCTTGTGTGCTGAGCATCATATAGAAGAGAAGTTAGATACCTTCACTGGCATCCTGGGAGGCATCCCGGTGCTTGCGACAATACACACTACATCCAAAGACAGAAATATTAGGATCATTTTTAACAGAAATGTCAAGCtaaatgttttaataaggttatgTACACAGGGCACTTACAGGTAGCTCCCTTGTGAGGGATTCTCTTTGACCTGGGCTTTGTCCCATACTGCGCAGTAGTAGTGATA
This genomic window contains:
- the phf6 gene encoding PHD finger protein 6 → MSAQRKGAAAKLRKCAFCRTNRDKECGQLLVSDNQKVAAHHKCMLFSSALVTSHSDCNENIGGFSVQDVRKEIKRGNKLMCWSCHRPGATVGCDVKTCRRTYHYYCAVWDKAQVKENPSQGSYLVYCRKHRDASQDASEDEQEQGSVANDSDSSPPRSRGRGRLEKERIKVGSRGQSEDTRSTSSQGVDDESSSHRDRSPLRGSGDGGQRCGFCHSGEEENEMRGVLHADNAKKVAAHYKCMLFSSGTVQLTTSSRAEFGNFDIKTVIQEIKRGKRMKCTLCTQLGATIGCEIKACVKTYHYHCGLQDKAKYIENMARGIYKLYCKNHSGNEERDEEDEERESRNRERAAIDHGGTLPPPQINGN